The genomic window CCATTATTATGTACGGAGGTAGATTTTCAAATTCATCGCCATTATGGACGTATTCATATTTAATTACATTTTCGCCTTGTACTTTAAGTGCTGTTGTTATCTCGTTTTGAAATGAAATCTTTTCATCTTCACTGTTGAATGATGGTAAAGAAACTTTAATTGCAAAAATGCAATTATCTTCTTTTCGTTTAGCTTTATAAACATATCCGAAGCCGCCCTGCCCTAATTTGTCTTCTAATATGTATTCATTTCCTTTATCATCAAATACTACTGAACCAATATTTAAAAACATATCTTTCTCCAAATATTCATAGAAGTTTTATTCGCAACTTTTTACCGGTATATAAACCATCTTCAATGGTATCATCTTCCTGTACTTCTCACTGAGACTGTCGTAATATTTCAATATCAGATCAACCAGCTCTTTACCATTGATGCCACGGATAATAGGTGTATTGTCGAGGTATTTCTGTGCCTTTTTAGTGTAGTTTGAGAGTGTCACAAACAGACCATAATCACCCTCACGCATAGCACCTTTCAGCGACTGTATAGTTGTCTCCTTAATATCACCGTCCTGGCTCTTGACCTGAACAAGTATCCTTGGTGGAAGCTCGTCTTTATAGGCGGTAATATCAATACCGCTGTCACCGCCGTGTGGGGAAATGGTTGTCCTATATCCCATAGCACTCAAAAGATCAGCCACAAATTCTTCAAGGTCATAGCCTTTAAGATTTCGGCTCAGTTCTTTAAGAATGTAGTCCCTTGTGTTTTCGATGATCTCATCTGCCGTTGCAGCAACAGTTTCATCATCGGCGGTATCTGCTGAAACAGTACCTTTGAAGTTCTTGTCTAAAGCTGCAAGAAATTCGTCAGCATAGTTTCTGACTGAAAAGAAAGACATAGCCGAACCAATCTCATACAAAGCACCCTGCGAAAAAGCTGTCCTCGGAAGATGCTTCAACCATTTGACTTTACGCTGCTGAACGTAACTTTCCGTATCAGGTTCGTATATGTAGTCGCTCTCAACAGTTCCGATATTGATCTCTCGGTTGATCTTTGACGGGAATACAATATAGTCACCGATCTGGACTTCATGGGCAAATCGGTATAGCATACCTGCACTGGTTGCAACTTTCATCTTCTTATCATCGGGATATGTCTCGATGTATTTTTTCTTGAATGCATCACGGTCCGGAGTGATTTTGCTAAGGTCACCAACTTCATTCCATCCGATAGCTACAACGTTTTCTTTTAAAAACAGGTTATCGTCAAGGGTATGTATTCCCCATACTCTTTTTTCTTCTGACATGGTTTAACACCTTTATTTCCATATTTTTAATTGCTATGACAGGATGGATATAATTTCATTCATATCATATGTTTCGTATTGAATTGATTTTTTTAAATAGTTGATTCTATCTGAATTTATCATTTGCAATATATTACTATCTTTTAAGTCTTGAAGTGTTAATTGAAGCCTTTTGTAAGGTATAGCAACAACGGCATATTCTTCTTGAAAACAAAGTATAAAATCATTATCATTATGTATTGTTGCAATCAAATCAAAAAATGAATTATCATCTAAACTTTCAGCAAAATTGTTCCAGATTTCTAGATATGAAGGCTCTAAAAAAGATGCACATCTGTAATTAACTATTTCCCTTGCATTCATCATCCATTCGTAAGCATCCATATTATCAATATTGTTAGATAATAATTGATCTGACAAATGGAATAAATCTCTATGATGATTTATTGTGCCTTCATGAGTTGTATTGTATTTTCTATTTGTTGTGCTAAACGGTTTTTCATTTTCTCTTATTATTAATCTATACATTGATTTATTTCTGAGTAAAATAATATTTTTAGATGCAAGAGAAGAACGGATAAAATAATAAATTGAGTAATATAATTGAACTGTAGCCCAAGAAAAATGCCATCTCAATATGTTGTTAATACCATCCGAAAAACTGATTATTCCATTATAGAAAAAATTTATAGCATCTTCTTTAGCAGTTCCTTTTAATAGATCAACTTCATCCTGAGTTAATGTATGATTTTTAAATAAATTTTTGTCTACCTCTTCAAAAGAAGACGCTCCGATAATTTCTTCATATTTAACCTGAGAATGATTTCTGTTAAAATTTATACTCATTGCTTGATGGCACATCCCTTAATAATGTACTCTTAAGATAATTGTAAATAATTGAACGCTGTTCTTTACCTTGTTTATTTTTTATCTCATCTCTGTATAGCAGTCCATCAATATCTAAGGGTAGCATTTCTGATATTACTGATATTTCAAAAGATTTCTTTTCAACACATTTTGTAATCATTTCTTTGCACATAAAATCAATTCCAGCATAGCATCCGGCGTTTGACATAAAAGGATTTACGCTCTTTAGCCAGTTACCTTCTTTTTCATAATAGTTCTTTAGAACCGTAAAAAAATTAGCAATGATTTTATATTGTGATTCAAAATCTGATAGATTATATTGTTCAAAAATCCCATCATCTTTTGTGAACTGTTTTAAAGCATTAACCATCGTTGACAAATCAACTTTACCCATTCCCTGAGACGCTCCTGGCATCTTTACACACTGATAATAGGGAGAATCTTTGGAGTTGTGTAACATATTAGCAATATCAGTTGCTCTAACAATATAGTAATTCTTATCTTTTACCTCGCCAAACAAGTCATATACCAAACTA from Ruminococcus sp. NK3A76 includes these protein-coding regions:
- a CDS encoding restriction endonuclease gives rise to the protein MSEEKRVWGIHTLDDNLFLKENVVAIGWNEVGDLSKITPDRDAFKKKYIETYPDDKKMKVATSAGMLYRFAHEVQIGDYIVFPSKINREINIGTVESDYIYEPDTESYVQQRKVKWLKHLPRTAFSQGALYEIGSAMSFFSVRNYADEFLAALDKNFKGTVSADTADDETVAATADEIIENTRDYILKELSRNLKGYDLEEFVADLLSAMGYRTTISPHGGDSGIDITAYKDELPPRILVQVKSQDGDIKETTIQSLKGAMREGDYGLFVTLSNYTKKAQKYLDNTPIIRGINGKELVDLILKYYDSLSEKYRKMIPLKMVYIPVKSCE
- a CDS encoding DGQHR domain-containing protein, whose amino-acid sequence is MSDIIIENYISKTIADIPVKIFFIKVKEILPIYYVAVRGKDNEEGAVQRVLSKRRISSIKDFVLSGNTFYNLFILNWSNNDYNINEKNNKLIIPSVSKGAQVIDGQHRLEGIKQAYDEDPQIGEMFISVLLLEHLTTQNAAKIFLNINTEQKPVPNSLVYDLFGEVKDKNYYIVRATDIANMLHNSKDSPYYQCVKMPGASQGMGKVDLSTMVNALKQFTKDDGIFEQYNLSDFESQYKIIANFFTVLKNYYEKEGNWLKSVNPFMSNAGCYAGIDFMCKEMITKCVEKKSFEISVISEMLPLDIDGLLYRDEIKNKQGKEQRSIIYNYLKSTLLRDVPSSNEYKF